A region of Haloplanus sp. XH21 DNA encodes the following proteins:
- a CDS encoding 30S ribosomal protein S24e, with translation MDIDIIEEDENPMLHRTDVRFQVTHEDATPSRLSVRDSLAAKLNKDSSEVVVHELDTKFGMRKTVGYAKVYESADHARDVEQDFMLVRNKISPDGEEADEADVEAEEA, from the coding sequence ATGGACATCGATATCATCGAGGAAGACGAGAACCCCATGTTGCACCGGACGGACGTCAGATTCCAGGTCACCCACGAGGACGCGACCCCGTCGCGTCTCTCGGTTCGTGACAGTCTCGCGGCCAAGCTCAACAAAGACTCTTCGGAAGTCGTCGTCCACGAACTCGACACGAAGTTCGGGATGCGCAAGACCGTCGGCTACGCGAAGGTGTACGAGAGCGCGGACCACGCCCGTGACGTGGAGCAGGACTTCATGCTCGTCCGAAACAAGATCAGCCCCGACGGTGAGGAGGCCGACGAGGCCGACGTGGAAGCCGAAGAGGCCTGA
- a CDS encoding GTP-dependent dephospho-CoA kinase family protein, translating to MLELPDDLRGAFKDPLGRVFTDPETLLDAPGAGTPLVAVGDVVTAHLIRAGRPPDVAVIDGRTERERVDAAIERDLPGGDISVTNPPATLSRDLLQALVAALDAAEPTVIRVDGEEDLAALPAILATPRGGCVVYGQPGEGMVLVPVTDETQAHARTLFSRLDGDIDAALALLGVA from the coding sequence GTGCTCGAACTCCCCGACGACCTCCGGGGAGCCTTCAAAGACCCACTGGGTCGCGTGTTCACCGATCCCGAGACCCTTCTCGACGCGCCGGGTGCCGGCACTCCCCTCGTCGCCGTCGGCGACGTGGTCACCGCACACCTCATCCGCGCCGGTCGGCCGCCGGATGTCGCGGTGATCGACGGCCGCACCGAACGCGAACGCGTCGACGCGGCCATCGAACGCGACCTCCCCGGCGGGGACATCTCCGTGACGAACCCGCCGGCGACGCTCTCCCGAGACCTGCTCCAGGCGCTCGTGGCCGCTCTCGACGCCGCAGAGCCAACCGTCATCCGCGTCGACGGCGAGGAGGACCTGGCGGCGCTGCCGGCCATCCTCGCGACGCCCCGCGGTGGCTGTGTCGTCTACGGCCAACCGGGCGAGGGGATGGTGCTCGTACCCGTGACCGACGAGACGCAGGCCCACGCCCGCACCCTGTTTTCGCGACTCGACGGCGACATCGACGCCGCGCTCGCACTCCTCGGCGTCGCGTAG
- the spt4 gene encoding transcription elongation factor subunit Spt4, translating into MAEDRLACRECHYINEPDTQTCGNCGASSLTEDWAGYVIITHPEQSEVAEEMNVSEPGGYALKVR; encoded by the coding sequence ATGGCCGAGGACCGCCTCGCCTGCCGTGAGTGCCACTACATCAACGAGCCGGACACGCAGACCTGCGGCAACTGCGGCGCGTCGAGTCTCACGGAGGACTGGGCGGGCTACGTCATCATCACCCATCCGGAGCAGTCCGAGGTGGCCGAAGAGATGAACGTCAGCGAACCCGGCGGCTACGCGCTGAAGGTCCGCTAA
- a CDS encoding DNA-directed RNA polymerase, translating to MYKRVRLKDTVEVPPRHLADVTPERVKRLLQDKLEGRMDEEVGSVVSVVEVHDIGDGAVLPNRPGVYYEAEFDAITFDPQMQEVVDGTVVEVVEFGAFVGIGPVDGLLHVSQISDEYLAYDGENQQLASTETNRTLGVDDEVRVRIVTKSIDERNPRDSKIGLTAKQPGLGKHGWLEEERQEREAQMEGN from the coding sequence ATGTACAAACGGGTACGACTCAAGGACACAGTCGAGGTGCCCCCACGGCACCTCGCCGACGTGACGCCCGAGCGGGTAAAGCGCCTGCTCCAAGACAAACTCGAAGGCCGGATGGACGAGGAGGTGGGGAGCGTCGTGAGCGTGGTCGAAGTCCACGACATCGGCGACGGCGCCGTGCTGCCCAACCGCCCCGGCGTCTACTACGAGGCCGAGTTCGACGCCATCACCTTCGACCCACAGATGCAGGAGGTCGTCGACGGTACGGTCGTCGAAGTCGTGGAGTTCGGGGCGTTCGTCGGGATCGGTCCCGTCGACGGCCTGCTCCACGTCTCGCAGATCTCCGACGAATATCTCGCCTACGACGGCGAGAACCAGCAGCTCGCCTCGACGGAGACGAATCGCACCCTCGGCGTCGACGACGAGGTCCGGGTGCGCATCGTCACCAAGAGCATCGACGAACGCAACCCCCGGGACAGCAAGATCGGACTGACGGCGAAACAGCCCGGTCTCGGCAAACACGGCTGGCTCGAGGAGGAGCGACAGGAACGCGAGGCCCAGATGGAGGGTAACTGA
- a CDS encoding DUF188 domain-containing protein produces the protein MDTSALMMPVECDVRVFDELERLLDDVAFVAPTAVIEELESLATGAGEEATAASVGRDLAERCRVVETDESYADDALVELAERGDCEYVVTNDGPLRDRLLERGVRVIGLRGRNTLNITQP, from the coding sequence ATGGACACCAGTGCCCTCATGATGCCGGTCGAATGCGACGTGCGGGTGTTCGACGAGCTCGAACGCCTGCTCGACGACGTGGCGTTCGTCGCCCCGACCGCAGTCATCGAGGAACTGGAGTCGCTGGCGACGGGTGCCGGTGAGGAGGCCACCGCGGCGAGCGTGGGTCGCGACCTCGCCGAACGGTGCCGTGTGGTGGAGACTGACGAATCGTACGCCGACGACGCGCTCGTCGAACTCGCCGAACGGGGCGACTGCGAGTACGTCGTGACGAATGACGGTCCCCTTCGTGACCGCCTGCTCGAACGCGGCGTTCGGGTAATCGGTTTAAGGGGTCGGAACACACTGAACATAACACAACCTTAG
- a CDS encoding translation initiation factor IF-2 subunit gamma yields the protein MAKETPQQPEVNIGLVGHVDHGKTTLVQALSGSWTDQHSEEMKRGISIRLGYADATFRRCPDLDAPECFTVDETCPDGSESEPIRTVSFVDAPGHETLMATMLSGAALMDGAVLVISAADPVPQAQTEEHLMALDIIGVENIVIAQNKIDLVDREQAIRNREQIESFVEGTVAEGAPIVPISAQQEVNMDLLINAIEEEIPTPDRDEADAARMFVARSFDINRPGTTWEDLKGGVVGGSLVEGTLEVDDELELRPGREVEEEGQTEWRPITTDVRSLQAGNQSVDAARPGGLLGVGTGLDPSLTKGDALAGQVAGEPGTLPPTHEAFEMEVELLDRVVGEEEEEIEEISTGEPLMLTVGTATTVGAVTSARSGECEVSLKRPVCAEPGTQIAINRRVGARWRLIGIGTLT from the coding sequence ATGGCGAAGGAAACACCCCAGCAACCGGAGGTGAACATCGGTCTCGTCGGCCACGTCGATCACGGAAAGACGACGCTGGTCCAGGCCCTCAGCGGGTCGTGGACGGACCAGCACTCCGAGGAGATGAAACGCGGGATCTCGATTCGGTTGGGGTATGCCGACGCGACGTTCCGTCGGTGTCCCGACCTCGACGCGCCCGAGTGTTTCACCGTCGACGAAACGTGTCCCGACGGGTCGGAGAGCGAACCGATCCGCACGGTCTCCTTCGTCGACGCGCCGGGCCACGAGACGCTGATGGCGACGATGCTCTCGGGCGCCGCGCTCATGGACGGCGCCGTCCTCGTGATCAGCGCGGCGGATCCCGTTCCGCAGGCCCAGACCGAGGAACACCTGATGGCGCTCGACATCATCGGCGTCGAGAACATCGTCATCGCCCAGAACAAGATCGACCTCGTGGACCGCGAGCAGGCGATCCGGAACCGCGAGCAGATCGAATCCTTCGTCGAGGGCACGGTCGCCGAGGGGGCGCCGATCGTCCCGATCAGCGCTCAGCAGGAGGTCAACATGGACCTCCTCATCAACGCGATCGAAGAGGAAATCCCGACGCCGGACCGCGACGAGGCCGACGCGGCCCGGATGTTCGTCGCGCGGAGTTTCGACATCAACCGCCCGGGGACGACCTGGGAGGACCTGAAAGGCGGCGTCGTCGGCGGCAGTCTCGTCGAGGGGACGCTCGAGGTCGACGACGAACTCGAACTCCGGCCCGGCCGCGAAGTCGAGGAAGAGGGCCAGACCGAATGGCGACCCATCACGACCGACGTGCGCTCGCTGCAGGCGGGCAACCAGTCGGTCGACGCGGCCCGCCCCGGTGGCCTTCTCGGCGTCGGTACCGGTCTCGATCCGTCGCTCACGAAAGGCGACGCGCTCGCGGGGCAGGTCGCGGGTGAACCGGGGACGCTCCCGCCAACCCACGAGGCCTTCGAGATGGAGGTCGAACTGCTGGACCGCGTCGTCGGCGAAGAGGAAGAGGAGATCGAGGAGATCTCGACCGGCGAACCGCTGATGCTCACCGTCGGCACCGCGACGACCGTCGGCGCGGTCACCAGTGCCCGATCGGGCGAGTGCGAGGTATCGCTGAAACGCCCCGTCTGCGCGGAGCCGGGGACACAGATCGCCATCAACCGCCGCGTCGGCGCGCGCTGGCGGCTCATCGGTATCGGCACCCTGACGTGA
- a CDS encoding non-canonical purine NTP pyrophosphatase, with the protein MLRYVTTNAGKVREARDYLDDGVAQLDFDYPEIQAPDLKPIAARGARAAYRHAGEPVLVDDAGLFVDGLDGFPGPYSSYVEETLGIRRVSELARDDAAPDPARAAFRCVLAYCDGESFDASPDPIDRADRAAAAAADQNDETADLPVKLFEGVVRGRMVEARGEGGFGYDPVFEHDGTTFAEMTAAEKNAISHRGRALEKFAEWYAGR; encoded by the coding sequence ATGCTCCGGTACGTCACGACCAACGCGGGGAAGGTCCGCGAGGCCCGCGACTATCTCGACGACGGCGTCGCCCAACTCGATTTCGACTACCCCGAGATACAGGCGCCGGACCTGAAACCGATCGCCGCCCGCGGCGCCCGAGCGGCGTATCGGCACGCCGGCGAACCGGTCCTCGTCGACGACGCCGGCCTGTTCGTCGACGGCCTCGACGGCTTCCCCGGTCCCTACTCCTCGTACGTCGAGGAGACGCTCGGCATCCGCCGCGTCAGCGAACTCGCCCGCGACGACGCTGCGCCGGACCCGGCACGCGCCGCGTTCCGCTGCGTGCTCGCCTACTGCGATGGCGAGTCGTTCGACGCGAGTCCGGACCCGATCGACCGGGCCGACCGCGCGGCCGCCGCCGCGGCGGACCAGAACGACGAGACGGCCGACCTACCCGTCAAACTCTTCGAGGGCGTCGTTCGCGGGCGGATGGTCGAAGCGCGTGGCGAGGGCGGGTTCGGCTACGATCCCGTGTTCGAACACGACGGAACGACGTTCGCGGAGATGACGGCCGCCGAGAAAAACGCCATCTCACACCGCGGGCGGGCGCTAGAGAAGTTCGCCGAGTGGTACGCGGGCCGGTGA